One genomic segment of Natrononativus amylolyticus includes these proteins:
- the larC gene encoding nickel pincer cofactor biosynthesis protein LarC yields MTCLAFDGRMGASGDMILGALIAAGADPGVLEPVESALDVEYRIDEVTKCGISATTVDVVLTDAARGPTDAASHDHDRGDHDRHGDGHGRDGDDHGENDHDDHNHHGHEPGNHGHDHHTPAEGHGPHRSYLEVREIVAELNLEPAVERDALAIFELLGEAEAAVHGEPVEEIHFHEVGADDAIADVVGAVLLLADLEAERVVTTPLSAGGGTVAMSHGEYPVPAPAVVELAERADWSLSGGPVEAELLTPTGAAILAHVAEGVETLPALSVEASGYGAGGYDLDPHPNVLRALVGADAGTLRREEISVLETNLDDATPEVLGGLQETLSRVGARDVSILPATMKKSRPGHLVKVICRPEDAERVARRLAEETGTLGVRDAGATHRWVADREFETVAIELEGECYEVAVKIASDTDGEVYDASAEYDDAARVARETGRSVRDVLERAERAVRESSKSTDASQ; encoded by the coding sequence ATGACCTGCCTCGCCTTCGACGGCCGTATGGGCGCAAGCGGCGACATGATCCTCGGCGCGCTGATCGCCGCCGGCGCCGACCCCGGCGTCCTCGAGCCCGTGGAGTCGGCGCTCGACGTCGAGTACCGGATCGACGAGGTGACGAAGTGCGGGATCAGCGCGACGACGGTCGACGTGGTGCTGACCGACGCCGCTCGAGGGCCGACGGACGCGGCGTCTCACGATCACGACCGGGGCGACCACGACCGCCACGGGGACGGTCACGGTCGTGACGGAGACGACCACGGTGAAAACGACCACGACGACCACAACCACCACGGCCACGAACCCGGCAACCACGGCCACGACCACCACACGCCCGCAGAGGGTCACGGCCCCCACCGGAGCTACCTCGAGGTTCGCGAGATCGTCGCGGAGCTGAACCTCGAACCCGCCGTCGAACGCGACGCGCTCGCGATCTTCGAGCTGCTCGGCGAGGCCGAGGCCGCCGTCCACGGCGAGCCCGTCGAGGAGATCCACTTCCACGAGGTCGGCGCCGACGACGCCATCGCCGACGTCGTCGGCGCGGTCCTGTTGCTGGCCGACCTCGAGGCCGAACGGGTCGTCACGACGCCGCTCTCGGCGGGCGGCGGAACGGTTGCGATGAGCCACGGTGAGTACCCCGTCCCGGCGCCGGCGGTCGTCGAACTCGCCGAGCGAGCCGACTGGTCGCTCTCCGGCGGTCCCGTGGAGGCCGAACTGCTCACCCCCACGGGAGCCGCTATTCTGGCACACGTCGCCGAGGGCGTCGAAACGCTCCCGGCGCTCTCGGTCGAGGCCTCGGGCTACGGCGCGGGCGGCTACGATCTCGATCCCCACCCGAACGTGCTCCGGGCGCTCGTCGGCGCCGACGCGGGGACGCTCCGTCGCGAGGAGATTTCGGTGCTCGAGACGAACCTCGACGACGCGACACCGGAGGTGCTGGGCGGACTCCAGGAGACCCTCTCGCGCGTGGGCGCACGAGACGTCTCGATCCTCCCGGCGACGATGAAGAAGTCCCGCCCGGGCCACCTCGTGAAGGTGATCTGCCGCCCCGAGGACGCCGAACGGGTCGCCCGCCGGCTCGCGGAGGAAACGGGGACGCTCGGGGTTCGAGACGCCGGCGCGACGCACCGCTGGGTCGCCGACCGGGAGTTCGAAACCGTCGCGATCGAACTCGAGGGCGAGTGCTACGAGGTCGCAGTGAAAATCGCGAGCGATACCGACGGCGAGGTGTACGACGCGAGCGCGGAGTACGATGACGCGGCGCGTGTGGCTCGAGAGACCGGGCGATCGGTTCGAGACGTCCTCGAGCGAGCCGAAAGAGCGGTTCGGGAATCCTCGAAATCCACGGACGCGTCGCAGTAG
- the radB gene encoding DNA repair and recombination protein RadB: MNDEPISTGCPPVDELLGGGVDRGTVTQLYGPPAAGKTNLALSLAVETAISGGTAVYIDTEGVSVDRFHQLLSARTDDVEDVASRIVIEDALDFDEQAEAVRDAEEFAERADLIVLDSATGFYRLERGDGDDGEALRRMTRQVTHLLSLARKHDLAVVLTNQVFADPDSDRTRGLGGNTLEHWTGVVVRVDRFRGGNRRATLEKHRSKPAGETVQFRITDSGLVGGDEPAQL; this comes from the coding sequence GTGAACGACGAGCCGATTTCGACCGGCTGTCCGCCGGTCGACGAGCTGCTGGGTGGGGGAGTCGACCGCGGGACAGTGACGCAGCTGTACGGGCCGCCTGCGGCGGGGAAGACCAACCTCGCGCTCTCGCTCGCCGTCGAGACGGCGATCAGCGGCGGAACGGCCGTCTACATCGACACCGAGGGGGTCTCGGTCGACCGGTTCCACCAGCTGCTGTCGGCGCGAACGGACGACGTCGAAGACGTCGCCTCGCGCATCGTCATCGAGGACGCGCTGGATTTCGACGAGCAGGCCGAAGCCGTCCGCGACGCAGAGGAGTTCGCCGAGCGCGCCGATCTGATCGTTCTCGACAGCGCGACGGGGTTCTATCGCCTCGAGCGCGGCGACGGCGACGACGGCGAGGCGCTGCGGCGGATGACCCGGCAGGTGACACACCTGCTCTCGCTCGCTCGAAAACACGATCTCGCGGTCGTCCTCACCAACCAGGTGTTCGCCGATCCGGACTCCGATCGGACGCGGGGGCTCGGCGGTAACACGCTGGAGCACTGGACCGGCGTCGTGGTTCGAGTCGACCGCTTCCGGGGCGGCAACCGGCGGGCGACCCTCGAGAAACACCGCTCGAAACCCGCGGGCGAGACGGTCCAGTTCCGGATCACCGACTCGGGACTGGTCGGCGGCGACGAGCCGGCACAGCTGTAA
- a CDS encoding CBS domain-containing protein, whose amino-acid sequence MDIADIATKDYIEVDVGMRMGKVRSTFENENPKGLIVTDDGEYRSVISEREVLQSHVEDDAKVAALIKPSRNDPVPKLDRHENVREAARMLIEGNAKVAPVFENDSLWGVISGDAILEAVLENLDALTVADIYTDNPITLREDDGVGKAINHLREHGISRLPVVNENGYLTGVVTTHDIADFVIRENDRMTTGDRVGDNDRMLDVPIYDIMNSPVSTITLEATAREAVEEMLGDDYAGLVVTPDHDDRVVQGVVTKTDVLRALTYTEEEHMDVQITNVSLLDTITRESIVQSIEDVADKYADMQVLHAHVRFHEHKEKLRGTPLIQCQIRLRTNKGQIAGSGEGYGSENAFRVALDKLERNVLELKGVTSDEEYRGQLLRKLNEL is encoded by the coding sequence ATGGATATCGCTGACATCGCTACCAAGGACTACATCGAAGTCGACGTTGGAATGCGAATGGGGAAGGTTCGTTCTACCTTCGAGAACGAGAACCCCAAGGGGCTGATCGTCACCGACGACGGCGAGTATCGGAGCGTGATCAGCGAGCGTGAGGTGCTCCAGTCTCACGTCGAAGACGACGCCAAGGTGGCGGCGCTGATCAAACCGAGTCGGAACGACCCGGTGCCGAAACTCGACCGCCACGAGAACGTCCGCGAGGCCGCCCGAATGCTCATCGAGGGGAACGCCAAGGTCGCTCCCGTCTTCGAGAACGACTCGCTGTGGGGCGTCATCAGCGGGGACGCCATCCTCGAGGCCGTCCTCGAGAACCTGGACGCGCTCACCGTCGCCGACATCTACACGGACAACCCCATCACCCTCCGTGAGGACGACGGCGTCGGCAAGGCGATCAACCACCTGCGCGAACACGGCATCTCCCGGCTGCCGGTGGTAAACGAGAACGGCTACCTCACGGGCGTCGTCACGACCCACGACATCGCCGACTTCGTCATCCGCGAGAACGACCGCATGACGACCGGGGACCGCGTCGGCGACAACGACCGGATGCTCGACGTCCCGATCTACGACATCATGAACAGTCCCGTCTCGACGATCACCCTCGAGGCCACCGCCCGCGAGGCCGTCGAGGAGATGCTCGGCGACGACTACGCCGGACTGGTCGTCACCCCCGACCACGACGACCGCGTCGTCCAGGGGGTCGTCACCAAGACGGACGTCCTGCGCGCGCTCACCTACACCGAGGAGGAGCACATGGACGTCCAGATCACGAACGTCTCGCTGCTCGACACCATCACGCGCGAGTCGATCGTCCAGAGCATCGAGGACGTCGCCGACAAGTACGCCGACATGCAGGTGCTCCACGCCCACGTGCGGTTCCACGAGCACAAGGAGAAACTCCGTGGCACCCCACTGATCCAGTGTCAGATCCGCCTCCGGACGAACAAGGGACAGATCGCCGGCTCCGGCGAGGGGTACGGCTCCGAGAACGCCTTCCGCGTCGCGCTGGACAAACTCGAGCGAAACGTCCTGGAGCTCAAGGGCGTCACCAGCGACGAGGAGTACCGCGGCCAGCTGCTCCGGAAGCTCAACGAACTGTAG
- a CDS encoding lycopene cyclase domain-containing protein, with product MAPDISVFGRYTYLLTELFWGAIAFALLRRAGALRKAAVTILVLYPIAYVWDRYTLAVGVFDIKLRTGIDVAGIPLEEHLFMAVVPGLVLGVHETLFGEATPE from the coding sequence ATGGCTCCGGATATCAGCGTCTTCGGGCGATACACGTATCTCCTCACCGAGCTGTTCTGGGGCGCGATCGCGTTCGCGTTGCTTCGCCGGGCGGGCGCGCTCCGGAAGGCCGCCGTCACGATCCTCGTGCTGTACCCGATCGCCTACGTCTGGGACCGGTACACGCTCGCCGTCGGCGTCTTCGACATCAAGCTCCGCACCGGGATCGACGTCGCTGGAATCCCCCTCGAGGAGCACCTCTTCATGGCGGTCGTCCCCGGCCTCGTCCTCGGGGTCCACGAGACGCTGTTCGGCGAGGCGACACCAGAGTAA
- a CDS encoding CAP domain-containing protein — MAGHSSDESGRQGPSDTAAPSRRPRDRPSRRALREDRASLVGVVRFLVVALVVCSLAVGVALVGPQLAGELEELDGFDRLEEIDRLDGIDRQPSISPSADPPPAGERNPELTDPDDPGVSAYETDVERITSEAVEDFVHAGVNDRRAEHGLEPIEWDGTVASVSRAHSVDMAAQEGISHVNSEGESPYDRFNDVADYCRAYGENVAMTWVDRPVRQSSDGETVSYYTAEELADGLVEQWMNSPDHRAAILEEDVEGWDRGGVGVYVTEEGQVFATHNFCTEW; from the coding sequence ATGGCAGGTCACTCGAGCGACGAGTCCGGCCGTCAGGGGCCGAGCGACACCGCCGCCCCGTCCCGTCGCCCCCGCGACCGCCCCTCCCGCAGAGCGCTGCGCGAAGACCGCGCCAGCCTCGTCGGCGTCGTCCGATTCCTCGTCGTCGCACTCGTCGTCTGTTCGCTCGCCGTCGGCGTCGCGCTGGTCGGCCCGCAGCTCGCGGGCGAACTCGAGGAACTCGACGGGTTCGATCGACTCGAGGAGATCGACCGACTCGACGGCATCGACCGCCAGCCGTCGATCTCTCCCAGCGCCGATCCGCCGCCGGCCGGCGAGCGAAACCCCGAACTGACCGACCCCGACGACCCCGGCGTATCGGCGTACGAAACCGACGTCGAGCGGATCACCTCGGAAGCCGTCGAGGACTTCGTCCACGCGGGCGTCAACGACCGCCGGGCGGAACACGGCCTCGAACCGATCGAGTGGGACGGGACGGTCGCCTCCGTCTCTCGAGCCCACAGCGTCGACATGGCCGCCCAGGAGGGGATCTCCCACGTCAACAGCGAGGGGGAGTCGCCCTACGACCGGTTCAACGACGTTGCCGACTACTGTCGCGCCTACGGCGAGAACGTCGCGATGACCTGGGTCGACAGGCCGGTCCGGCAGTCCTCGGATGGGGAGACGGTCAGCTACTACACGGCCGAGGAGCTGGCGGACGGGCTGGTCGAGCAGTGGATGAACTCCCCGGACCACCGCGCGGCGATCCTCGAGGAGGACGTCGAGGGCTGGGATCGCGGCGGCGTCGGCGTCTACGTCACCGAGGAGGGCCAGGTGTTCGCGACGCACAACTTCTGTACCGAGTGGTAG
- a CDS encoding YihY/virulence factor BrkB family protein, which translates to MDVAATTASVVRTARDRNVSFLAAGFAYYAFVSLIPLVLLALVVGSILGGEQVAQRLVLVAGDFLPEAGEDLVTEALMTESGRAEATVVALAVSAWGALKVFRGLSLAFDTVYDAADEDSLLEQIRDGVAVILAAAGALSLMVVLGAVLGLVADAIPFGGLLGWGVLLLGLFLVFLPIYYVLPPVAVEFVEIVPGAAFAAIGWTVLQVGFQLYTAHAGQYEAYGAVGVVILFVTWLYFAGMLLLVGAVINVVLSHPHVAE; encoded by the coding sequence ATGGACGTTGCTGCGACGACGGCGTCGGTAGTTCGTACGGCACGAGACCGCAACGTTTCGTTTCTCGCCGCCGGATTCGCCTACTACGCGTTCGTCTCGCTCATCCCGCTCGTGTTGCTCGCGCTCGTCGTCGGGTCGATCCTCGGCGGCGAACAGGTCGCACAGCGACTCGTCCTCGTCGCCGGCGACTTCCTGCCCGAAGCCGGCGAAGACCTCGTCACCGAGGCGTTGATGACCGAGTCGGGGCGGGCGGAGGCGACCGTCGTCGCACTCGCCGTCTCGGCGTGGGGCGCACTCAAGGTCTTTCGCGGTCTCAGCCTCGCGTTCGATACGGTCTACGACGCGGCCGACGAGGACTCCCTGCTCGAGCAGATTCGCGACGGTGTCGCGGTGATCCTCGCGGCCGCCGGCGCCCTCTCGCTGATGGTCGTTCTCGGGGCCGTTCTCGGACTCGTCGCCGACGCCATCCCCTTCGGCGGCCTGCTCGGATGGGGCGTGCTGTTGCTCGGGCTGTTTCTCGTCTTCCTCCCGATCTACTACGTGCTCCCGCCGGTGGCCGTCGAGTTCGTGGAGATCGTTCCGGGGGCGGCGTTCGCCGCGATCGGCTGGACGGTCCTGCAGGTCGGCTTTCAGCTCTACACCGCACACGCCGGGCAGTACGAGGCCTACGGCGCGGTCGGCGTCGTGATCCTGTTCGTCACCTGGCTCTACTTCGCCGGCATGCTGCTTCTGGTCGGCGCCGTCATCAACGTCGTCCTCTCGCACCCGCATGTCGCCGAGTGA
- a CDS encoding S8 family serine peptidase: MNGSQIDRRTALKLAGAVGLGTVFSGTALADDGASAVDRIRPESPPPWEGSGDAPDQWARNRWFVEFAAAPTARGGSPSDHANERAHLRSEARQEGVSFSQRLDFTTLWNGLSVRAELADAVALTALDSVSAVYPVAIVDRPEPADAAPALDTALAMTGTDAAQSELGLTGDGLSVATVDTGIDYNHPDLGGSGDEDVEYTATSDGDRTLTDPDGETHPRITHGWDYVGEGFDSGDPDAEPNPNPDPMDPQGHGTHVAGITGAEAADEDGVTGVAPGTSLGAYKVFDIGSTSADVIVAALEDAYEDGMDIVNMSLGASLAWGQAYPTTAASNELADQGVVVVNSAGNDGALGAWSLSAPANAHDIISVASAENTHLQALAFDVDQLEEPVPYLEMTGAEAPPTDGESAPLALPSSSVIDDEDGYFGCDPDDFADFPEGHVALIERGHCSFAEKYVHAVDAGAVGVVIYNNIPGLFSGTIEDAGVEGVWGAGIGQADGEALVDLVEAGEEVTLEFTDEMVDSPNPEGGLLSSFTSYGQDVELAFGPSVTAPGGMITSTYPLALEGYAMLSGTSMAAPHVAGAVALLLEEEDLDPLEVRDRLQNTADPLPWSLAPDAGLLDHSFRQGAGMVQIDRAITAEGRVEPGQIALADRETTEVTLTVSNDADHDVAYAVDHVAALGTGINTFAPTFLNPGGGIAAPETVTVPAGDSVEVDVTIEAPAFGLPNHQYGGYVELTPDDDDLETLRVPYAGYAGDYQELDLFGYFVLEDDVPDFVEQEPRLSEIVYDEDGEIAGYEPVEDGHTFALRDDDVPVLEAFFGHFPQEMRVYAVHQQSGREWLAMSDQYLPRSSGPDVYYAFPWPGTTQAGRSDNVRPVPGGTYTLRVEALRTLGDPDADEHWDTWESPEFELETQQGRGRAGESQGARGGAPAHSTD; the protein is encoded by the coding sequence GTGAACGGGAGTCAAATCGACAGGCGAACTGCGCTGAAACTCGCCGGCGCCGTCGGTCTCGGCACCGTCTTCTCCGGAACGGCCCTCGCCGACGACGGAGCGTCGGCCGTCGATCGAATCCGACCCGAGAGTCCCCCGCCGTGGGAGGGGAGCGGCGACGCCCCCGACCAGTGGGCGCGAAACCGGTGGTTCGTCGAGTTCGCGGCGGCGCCGACCGCTCGAGGGGGGAGCCCGTCCGACCACGCGAACGAGCGCGCCCACCTGCGCTCGGAGGCCCGTCAGGAGGGCGTCTCGTTCAGCCAGCGACTGGACTTCACGACGCTGTGGAACGGCCTCTCGGTGCGCGCGGAGCTGGCCGACGCGGTGGCGCTGACCGCCCTCGACAGCGTCAGCGCCGTCTATCCGGTGGCGATCGTCGACCGACCCGAACCGGCGGACGCAGCGCCGGCGCTCGACACCGCGCTCGCGATGACCGGCACGGACGCCGCGCAGTCGGAACTCGGGCTGACCGGCGACGGACTGAGCGTGGCGACCGTCGACACCGGCATCGACTACAACCACCCGGATCTCGGCGGCAGCGGCGACGAGGACGTCGAGTACACCGCCACGAGCGACGGCGATCGGACGCTGACCGACCCCGACGGTGAAACCCACCCCCGTATCACGCACGGCTGGGACTACGTCGGGGAAGGCTTCGACAGCGGCGATCCGGACGCCGAACCGAACCCGAACCCCGATCCGATGGACCCGCAGGGACACGGCACCCACGTCGCTGGCATCACCGGCGCCGAGGCAGCCGACGAGGACGGCGTCACCGGCGTCGCGCCCGGAACGTCCCTCGGCGCCTACAAGGTGTTCGACATCGGATCGACCAGCGCCGACGTCATCGTCGCGGCGCTGGAGGACGCCTACGAGGACGGGATGGACATCGTCAACATGTCCCTCGGGGCGAGCCTGGCGTGGGGCCAGGCGTACCCGACTACCGCGGCGAGCAACGAACTCGCCGACCAGGGCGTCGTCGTCGTCAACTCCGCCGGGAACGACGGCGCGCTGGGGGCGTGGAGCCTGAGCGCGCCCGCGAACGCCCACGACATCATCAGCGTCGCGAGCGCGGAGAACACACACCTGCAGGCGCTCGCGTTCGACGTCGACCAGCTCGAGGAGCCGGTGCCCTACCTCGAGATGACCGGCGCCGAAGCGCCGCCGACCGACGGCGAGTCGGCGCCGCTGGCGCTCCCCTCGAGTTCCGTGATCGACGACGAAGACGGCTACTTCGGCTGCGACCCCGATGACTTCGCGGACTTCCCGGAGGGCCACGTCGCGCTCATCGAGCGCGGCCACTGTTCGTTCGCGGAGAAGTACGTACACGCCGTCGACGCGGGCGCGGTCGGCGTCGTAATCTACAACAACATTCCCGGCCTGTTCAGCGGAACGATCGAGGACGCCGGGGTCGAAGGGGTCTGGGGTGCGGGTATCGGCCAGGCCGACGGCGAGGCGCTCGTCGACCTCGTCGAAGCCGGCGAGGAGGTCACCCTCGAGTTCACCGACGAGATGGTCGATTCGCCGAACCCCGAGGGCGGACTGCTCTCGAGTTTCACCTCCTACGGACAGGACGTCGAACTCGCGTTCGGTCCGAGCGTCACCGCCCCCGGCGGAATGATCACCTCGACGTACCCGCTGGCGCTCGAGGGGTACGCGATGCTGTCGGGGACCTCGATGGCCGCACCCCACGTCGCGGGCGCGGTCGCGCTGCTGTTAGAGGAGGAGGACCTCGATCCGCTCGAGGTGCGCGACCGGTTGCAGAACACCGCCGACCCGCTCCCGTGGTCGCTCGCTCCCGATGCCGGGCTCCTCGACCACAGCTTCCGACAGGGCGCCGGAATGGTCCAGATAGATCGGGCGATCACCGCAGAAGGGCGCGTCGAACCCGGTCAGATCGCGCTCGCAGACAGGGAGACGACCGAGGTCACGCTGACCGTCTCGAACGACGCGGACCACGACGTTGCGTACGCGGTCGATCACGTGGCGGCGCTCGGAACGGGGATCAACACGTTCGCGCCGACGTTCCTGAATCCGGGTGGTGGTATTGCAGCGCCCGAGACCGTGACCGTTCCCGCAGGCGACTCGGTCGAGGTCGACGTAACGATCGAAGCGCCCGCATTCGGGTTACCGAACCACCAGTACGGCGGCTACGTCGAGCTGACGCCCGACGACGACGACCTCGAGACGCTTCGCGTCCCGTACGCGGGGTACGCGGGTGACTATCAGGAGCTGGACCTGTTCGGCTACTTCGTCCTCGAGGATGATGTGCCCGACTTCGTCGAGCAAGAGCCCCGTCTGTCGGAAATCGTCTACGACGAGGACGGCGAGATCGCGGGCTACGAGCCCGTCGAGGACGGCCACACCTTCGCGCTCCGGGACGACGACGTTCCGGTGCTCGAGGCGTTCTTCGGTCACTTCCCCCAGGAGATGCGCGTCTACGCCGTCCACCAGCAGAGCGGCCGGGAGTGGCTCGCGATGTCGGATCAGTACCTGCCGCGCAGTTCGGGCCCGGACGTCTACTACGCGTTCCCGTGGCCGGGCACGACGCAGGCCGGTCGGAGCGACAACGTTCGGCCGGTTCCGGGCGGTACGTACACGCTCCGCGTGGAGGCGCTTCGGACGCTCGGCGACCCCGACGCCGACGAGCACTGGGACACGTGGGAATCCCCCGAGTTCGAACTGGAAACCCAGCAGGGCCGCGGGCGGGCGGGTGAATCGCAGGGCGCTCGCGGCGGCGCGCCGGCGCACTCCACCGACTGA
- the trpD gene encoding anthranilate phosphoribosyltransferase, whose protein sequence is MQAYVERVTDRQDLSQSDARAASAAVFEEATEAQIGALLAGLRAKGETEAEIAGFAEGMRAAARTIEPDREPLVDTCGTGGDDYDTINVSTTSAIVAAGAGVPVAKHGNYSVSSSSGSADVLEEVGVDVRAEPAAVERAIERDGIGFMLAPVFHPAMKAVIGPRKELGMRTVFNVLGPLTNPAGADAQVVGVYDPELVPVLARALARMDVERALVVHGAGTDEIAIHGETTAAEVTGSDVETYTLEPADLGLETHAIGAIAGGTPAENAAALRGIVAGETGGAKRDVILANAGAAIYVAGDVDSLEAGVGAAREAIESGAAAAKLESLCGLRAGVQR, encoded by the coding sequence ATGCAAGCATACGTCGAACGAGTCACGGACAGGCAGGATCTCTCACAATCGGACGCTCGAGCCGCCTCGGCGGCGGTATTCGAGGAGGCGACGGAGGCCCAGATCGGCGCGCTGCTGGCGGGGCTGCGCGCGAAGGGCGAAACCGAAGCCGAGATCGCGGGCTTCGCCGAGGGAATGCGCGCGGCCGCCCGAACGATCGAGCCCGACCGCGAACCGCTCGTCGACACCTGCGGCACCGGCGGCGACGACTACGACACGATCAACGTCTCGACGACGAGCGCGATCGTCGCCGCCGGCGCCGGCGTCCCGGTCGCCAAACACGGAAACTACTCCGTCTCCTCCTCCTCGGGAAGTGCGGACGTCCTCGAGGAGGTCGGCGTCGACGTACGAGCCGAACCCGCGGCCGTCGAGCGTGCCATCGAGCGCGACGGCATCGGGTTCATGCTCGCGCCGGTGTTTCACCCCGCGATGAAGGCCGTTATCGGCCCGCGCAAGGAGCTCGGAATGCGGACGGTGTTCAACGTCCTCGGGCCGCTAACGAACCCCGCCGGCGCCGACGCACAGGTCGTCGGCGTCTACGACCCGGAGCTGGTGCCGGTCCTCGCCCGCGCGCTCGCACGGATGGACGTCGAGCGCGCGCTGGTCGTCCACGGCGCGGGCACCGACGAGATCGCGATCCACGGCGAGACGACCGCCGCCGAGGTGACCGGCTCCGACGTCGAGACGTACACGCTCGAGCCCGCCGATCTCGGGCTCGAGACCCACGCCATCGGCGCCATCGCGGGCGGCACCCCGGCGGAGAACGCCGCCGCCCTTCGCGGGATCGTCGCCGGGGAGACCGGCGGTGCGAAGCGGGACGTGATCCTCGCGAACGCCGGCGCGGCGATCTACGTCGCCGGTGACGTAGACAGCCTCGAAGCCGGCGTTGGCGCCGCTCGAGAGGCGATCGAATCCGGTGCCGCCGCGGCGAAACTCGAGTCGCTGTGCGGACTCCGAGCAGGGGTACAGCGATGA
- a CDS encoding phosphoribosylanthranilate isomerase: MTRVKICGITRERDLERAVDAGADAVGVVCDVPIETPRSVSTARATELVAATPPFVTAVLVTMPAGPERAIELVEAVEPDAVQIHGEMRPGDLAYVRAKVDARVMLAVGADRVDTAGIYDDVVDALVVDSVGDDGGGGTGETHDWERTHAATASLSSPVVLAGGLTPENVSGAVETVSPFAVDVASGVEAEGGVKDGAAVRSFVARAKRGRHPVEP; the protein is encoded by the coding sequence ATGACGCGGGTCAAGATCTGCGGGATCACCCGCGAGCGGGACCTCGAGCGCGCCGTCGACGCCGGCGCCGACGCGGTCGGCGTCGTCTGTGACGTCCCGATCGAGACGCCGCGCTCGGTCTCGACCGCGCGGGCAACTGAGCTCGTCGCGGCGACGCCGCCGTTCGTGACGGCCGTGCTCGTGACCATGCCGGCAGGACCGGAACGCGCGATCGAACTGGTCGAGGCGGTCGAACCCGACGCCGTACAGATCCACGGCGAGATGCGACCGGGCGACCTCGCGTACGTCCGGGCGAAGGTCGACGCGCGCGTCATGCTCGCGGTCGGGGCGGACCGCGTCGACACCGCCGGGATCTACGACGACGTCGTCGACGCGCTCGTCGTCGACAGCGTCGGCGACGACGGCGGCGGCGGAACGGGCGAGACCCACGACTGGGAGCGAACGCACGCCGCGACGGCGTCGCTCTCCTCGCCGGTCGTGCTCGCCGGCGGACTCACGCCGGAGAACGTCTCGGGCGCCGTCGAGACCGTCTCGCCGTTCGCCGTCGACGTCGCGAGCGGCGTCGAAGCCGAAGGCGGCGTCAAGGACGGGGCCGCGGTCAGGTCGTTCGTCGCCCGCGCGAAACGGGGTCGCCACCCCGTCGAACCGTGA